One window of Acipenser ruthenus chromosome 52, fAciRut3.2 maternal haplotype, whole genome shotgun sequence genomic DNA carries:
- the LOC117433179 gene encoding chromobox protein homolog 7: MELSAIGEQVFAVESITKKRIRKGHVEYLLKWKGWPPKYSTWEPEEHILDPRLVLAYEEKEQRERVMGHRKRGTKPKGLLLQRLYGMDLRSAHKLPEQPVPRIRLSLTRSLGEEGQGERPPQEEEGDTSPSVFKKLDTREYKSKVSAFVRLAPLHPPVDYRHAPTGEGLGEDWEMTGSSVPTQRTQILNDGAGPGSGWSPAMSPGEVTVTDVTINSLTVTFKEALAAKGFFRALST; encoded by the exons ATGGAGCTTTCTGCCATAGGAGAGCAAGTTTTTGCTGTTGAATCGATTACCAAAAAGCGAATAAGGAAG gGTCATGTTGAATATCTTCTGAAGTGGAAAGGGTGGCCGCCCAA GTACAGTACCTGGGAGCCCGAGGAACACATACTGGACCCTCGCCTTGTTCTCGCTTATGAGGAGAA ggaacagagagagagagtgatgggGCATCGCAAGAGGGGCACCAAACCCAAAGGACTCCTTCTGCAG AGACTTTATGGGATGGATCTGCGCAGTGCACACAAGCTTCCAGAACAGCCAGTCCCCAGAATCCGCCTGTCACTCACACGCTCCCTGGGAGAGGAGGGCCAGGGAGAGAGGCCACCCCAGGAAGAGGAGGGAGACACGAGCCCCAGTGTGTTCAAGAAGCTGGACACCAGGGAGTACAAGAGCAAAGTGTCTGCTTTCGTCCGACTGGCCCCACTACACCCCCCGGTGGACTACCGGCACGCCCCGACtggggagggactgggagaggaCTGGGAGATGACTGGGAGTAGCGTGCCGACTCAGAGAACGCAGATCCTCAATG ATGGAGCGGGGCCTGGGAGTGGGTGGAGTCCTGCGATGTCACCGGGTGAGGTCACAGTCACTGATGTCACCATTAACTCTCTCACAGTCACCTTCAAGGAGGCTTTGGCAGCTAAAGGATTTTTCCGTGCTTTGAGCACGTAG